TTGAAGAGTGCTTTGCATTTCGCCTGACCCGTAACGCTGATATCGAGCTGCGTGAAGATGAAGCCAGCGACTTGCTCGGCGGCATGGAAGAAGTGCTCGAAAACCGGCGCTATTCACGTCCTGTCCGATTGGAATATTGGTCAACGGCCAGCGATGACGCGGTCGAGTTCCTGCGAAAGGCGCACGACCTGCATCCGGAGGATCTTTATCCGGTCGACGGGCCAGTGGACTTAAGTTTTCTATTTGCCCTGCATGGGATCGAAGGTTTCGATCATTTGCGGGACGAACCTTGGCCGGCTAAACCGCACCCTCGGATCGATCCTGAAGAAACGATGTTTTCGACGATCGCCGAAGGTGACCTGTTGATGGTCCATCCCTATGAGCGATTTGATTCGGTTGTTCGTTTGATAGAAGAAGCCGCAGTCGACCCTGACGTCTTGGCGATCAAGCAAGTCCTTTATCGGACCAGTAAGAACAGTCCCGTCGTCGCAGCTTTGGAAAGGGCTGCCGAACGCGGCAAATATGTGACCGCGATTGTCGAGTTAAAAGCTCGATTCGACGAAGCCCGGAATATCGAATGGGCACGGGAAATGGAACGTGCCGGCGTCCAAGTTATCTATGGGATTCATGGACTAAAAACCCACGCGAAGATTTGCATTATCGTTCGTCGCGAACAGACCGGTGTGGTGCGATACATGCACTTTGGTACTGGCAACTACAACGAAGTTACCTCGAAGCTGTACGGCGATATTTCGCTGCTGACTTGCGATGAAGTGTTCGGGCAGGACGCGACGACGTTCTTCAACGCGGTCACCGGGGCCAGCCAACCTCGCGCAATGGAAGAGCTTGCTGCCGCGCCGACCGGCATTCGCAAACGCATCATGGATCTGATCGATGGCGAAACGAATCGCTGCTTGCAAGGCGGTCGTGGCAAGATCGTGGCTAAGTTAAACGCCCTGGTGGACACCCAGGTGATCGATTCACTGTATCGTGCCAGTCTCGCTGGGGTCGAAATCCGGCTGAATGTCCGCGGCCAGTGTTGTCTGCGTCCCGGCGTCAAAGGGCTTAGCGAAACCATCAAAGTCGTCTCGATCGTGGACCGCTTTTTAGAGCACGCCAGGATCATGATGTTCTACCAAGGCGGCGACGAAAAGCTGTTCATCAGCAGTGCCGATTGGATGCCACGGAACTTGGATCGCCGCGTCGAATTGCTCGTCCCTGTTGCTGACGCGGCTTGCAGCGAGCGGCTAAAAGATGTTCTGAAGGCTTACTTTCAGGACAACACCAACGCTTGGCAGATGAAACCCGATGGTGAGTACGAGCTCACCAAGCCTGGCAAGCATGCGGAATTTCGCTCGCAACGAGTTCTGTACGAAGAGGTTGTCGAGCAGTGGCAGAAAGCTGATGCGAACCGCCGCACGACGTTCCGGCCGATTCGAGCCGGGGAATAAGTCGCCCTCTACTCCGCGGCAATAGCGGTGTAGAGCGCTACTGCCACGGAGTGTGTAAGGAGACAATGCGAACGCAACCAGTCCGTTAGACCGTTACTTCCACGCTAAGCGAATCGGTTTCCGCGTAGCGTTTGCGAATCGGTTCGATTTGTTCGGCAATGAACTCGTCGACTTGTTCGGGAGCACGTCCGACAAAATCAAGCGGGTTGATATCGGTATTGAATTCGACCGCCGAAAATGCTGGGTCGCTTTTCAATCGATCAATCATGTCGTTTGACAGGCCTTCCGCGTTGACTCGTTCTGCAACCGCTCGGCTGTGAACGCGAATCCGCTCGTGCAAATCTTGGCGATCGCCACCCGCTTCGACTGCCCGCATCATGATGTTTTCGGTTTCCATGTAGGGCAGTTCCTTCGCCAGGTTGTGTGCAACCGTTTTGGGATAGACGACAAATCCGCTGGCGATGTTTTGCATCAATACCAACGACGCATCGATCGCCAAGAAGGCTTGGGGGATCACCAGGCGGCGGTTTGCACTGTCGTCGAGAGTGCGTTCCATCCACTGAGTCGCTGCGGTCATCGCGGGACTGCTCTGCAAGCTGATCACGTAACGCGTCAGGGCACAGATGCGTTCACTTCGCATCGGGTTCCGCTTGTATGGCATCGCGGATGATCCGATTTGATGCTTTTCAATTGGTTCTTCGACTTCTTTGCGGCTAGCCAGCAATCGGACATCGGTCGCAATCTTGTGCAAGCTTTGTGCGATACCACTGAGAGCATCCAGCAGTTGCGCGTCGACTTTTCGTGGGTAGGTCTGGCCGGTGACGGAGTAAACCTGCTCAAAGCCCATCTTTTCGGCGACGCGGCGTTCGAGTTTTCGCACTTTGTCGTGGTCGCCACCGAATAGCTGCAAGAAACTGGCCTGGGTTCCCGTGGTCCCTTTCGCGCTGCGTGCGCAGAGCGTGTTGAGCCGATGTTCGACCTCTTGCAGATCGAGGACTAGGTCGTAGGTCCAGAGGCAGCAACGCTTTCCGACAGTGGTCGGTTGTGCAGGTTGCAGGTGGGTGAACCCGAGGCAGGGCAGGGCACGCTGCTGGGCCGCAAAGTTGGCCATCGCGTCAATGGTGGCGGCGAGCCGTCGCGCAACCAATTGGAGTGCGTCGCGGATCAAAATGACATCAGCATTGTCAGTGATGAAGCAGCTGGTTGCTCCCAGGTGAATAATTCCCTTGGCGTTCGGGCACTGGTCTCCATAGGCTTCGACATGGGCCATGACGTCATGGCGGCGGATTCGCTCGTACTCCTTCGCGACATCGAGATTTAATTCGGTGCGAAATTTGCGGAGCTCGTCCAGTTGCTTGTCGCTGATGTCGATTCCCAGTTCTTGTTCGCTTTCAGCGAGCGCGATCCACATGTCTCGCCAAGTGCGAAACCGCCGCTGAGGCCCCCAGAGGGTAGCCATTTCACGAGAGGCATAACGCTCGATCAGAGGGTTTTGGTAGGGGGTGTCAGCAGATGGCGAGGCAGTTTGGGTCATTTTGGAGAATTGCGGAGTGTCAGAATTTACGGCGTTTCGCGGTTAAATTGAGTTCGATAACATACTGTTGTTCCCAAGACTGGCAAATCGCCAATCCAAGCATTCGATGCGGACCGATGCAGACGGATTGGCCTAGTCATCGGGGAATGACGATAGCGTGGTAGCAATTGCGAAGAATTCCCGCAGAAACACTTTTTTCCCGAGGTTCCTTCCACCACGCGAGGCGGAAATTGCCGAAAGACAACGATATGAAATCTTTTCTTCGATACAGCCAAAAATTCTTGTCGGCTGCCGTGTTGTTCTCGTTGGTGCTAGGCACACTGACCGGACATTCGGTGGCTCAGGACCCCCAGGACGCCTACATCAGCGGGATCGATTTGCTGCCCGAATCGACCGCCGGGGTGGTGCGTATCCCTCGGCTGCCCGATTTTTGCAATGCTTGGCAGCAGACCAATTTGGGGCAGATGATTGCCTCCAAAGAGATGCAGCCCTTTGTCGATGCACAACGCGAGCGGGCGCTGAACTACTTCGACACGCTCGATCGTAAAATTGGGCTCAAGGCGAAAGACCTGTATGACATCGCATCAGGCGAAGTCGTTTTCGCGTGGATGGCATTCGAAAATGCGAAGCGACCATTTTCGTTCTGCGTCATCGCCGATACGCGTGGTCGACAAGAAGACGCCGATGCTGCAGGCAAGCAGATCGACGAAGAGCTAAAAGCTGGTGGCGCGACTCGCGATGATGTCTCCTTTGGTGACGAAACTATTCGCGTCTACCGGACAAAGCCAAAGCCTGGTCAGCTAAAAGTTGAAGAGATCGCGATCTCTTGGAACGGCGATCGCTTTATTGCCGCTGACCGCGAAGTCGTCGTCAAAAACTTACTAGCCGCTGTTGATGACGAAGAACTGCGTCAAGCGTTTTCGAAACGTGAAAGTTTCGTCAATGCGATGAAGAAATCCAACGACGCGATTGCTCAAGCGAAGGAAGAGTCCGCGAAAGTATGTTGGGAATGGTATGCAGAGCCATTTTCGATGGGGCGAATCCTACGCGAAGTATTCGAATACGACCGACATGACGATCTGGACATCATCGAGCTGCTGGAAGGGCAGGGCTTTGGTGTGATCGAAGCCTTGGGTGGTGTCGGTGCGGTCAACGGCGATCGTTTTGACATTTTGCATCGCGGCGTCCTTTTGGCTTCCGGCAAGCTGACCAAGGGTGCGCGGATGCTGCAGCCAGTCAATCAACCGTTGCCTCCCGTTCCGGCTTGGCCTACTGCCGATTGTGGAGCGTTCTACCGCGTCAATTGGGATCTGGAAACGGCGTTCTGGTCAGCGGAATCGCTGGTCAATGCGGCTTTGGGCGATGACTTATTTCGTCCCATGCTTGACGGTATTCGCGACGACGTCGAAGGTCCGCAAGTGGACTTCGCGAAAGACTTCATTCCTAACCTCGACGATCAAATTTTATTGATCACCGATAACACCAAGCCGGTCAGTCCCGAGTCGGACCGAATGTTGGTGGCAGTCCGGATCGTCAATCCTGATGTCGTCGCCGAAGTCATTCGCAAATGGATGGAAGTCGAGCCCGACGCACAGAAATTGGACGTTGCCGAATTCGATGTCTGGCAAGTCGAACCGGGAAGCGGGACTAGTGACGACGACCTTGATGCGGATCTCGCCGAACTGGGGTTCGGAGACGATCTGGAAGACGACGTCGATCCGCTTTTGAACCATTGGTCAATTGCGGTTGTTCGTAGCGAGGCCGAAGCGTATCTCATGTTCTCCAGCCACTCAGAGTTTCTGGTGAAGATGGGGCAGCGTGTCTTATCTGCTGCAACCGGAGACGGCTTGGACAGCACCGAGACTTGCAAGTCGGTGACCGAGGCGATGAAGGATCTTGGTGCCCAAGAGGTTTTCATCGATGGTGTTTATCAGCCCCACGTTTCGTTGCGTGCTCGTTACGAGTTGCTGCGTCAGGGCAAATTGAAAGACAGTGATTCGCTATTGGCGAACTTGATCCGTCGCTTTGCCGAAGATGAACAAGAGAATGGCCAAGCGGATCCGCTGAAGGCTTCACTGTTGCCTCCGTTTGCGGAGATCGAATCCTATCTGAAGGGTGGCGGCGTCTACTGGTCCAAGTCAGACGAGGGCTGGGAAATGACCGGCTTCTTGCTGAAACAATAGTCTCATCCCGAGATGCATGGCGGTCACGAGAGATTTGCGTTTCTGACGGACCAAATCTCGTGATCCGTCATCCCGGGACTCACAAGGCACGACGCTAGCGTTCAGTCGCCTGTTGATTTTCTATTGCCGCGGTTCACTTTGTGAATGACGCGATCTACTCAGCTGAACCTGGCATAGGTCTCGGCAGCGAATCTCGCTACCGAGCGACTACTACAGCACTCTTTGAAGCTCTTCCTTCATCGCACTGAGTACGCGATCACGGACGTCATCCAAGCTGCCTTCTTGGAACGCACCTGCGGCAGCTTTGTGGCCACCACCACCGAACTTTGATGCGACCTCATTGCAGTCGAGATCACAGCGGCTGCGAAATGAAATTTTGAACCCGCCACGTCGCTGTTCGATGAAAATAAGAGCCGCCTTCGTGTTGCGAACCGCGAGCGTCAAGTTGATCGAATCTTCGGTATCGCTATGCAACGCTCCGACAGCTTCGAAGTCTCGGTTTTCGACGTAGGTGTGAACCAACGCTCCGTCGAGTTCGCTGGCAGTGCGTGAAAGAATCAACCCTCGAAGTTTGAGTCGTTCCAGCGTGTCACGTTCGTAAAGGTCGCCGTAGATTTCTGCGGGCACGACCCCACAATCAATCAGTCGAGCGATGACGCGGTAAGTATCAGAGGAGACACTGCTGAATCGGAACCAACCGGTATCCGTTGCGATTGCTGCGAATAGGGCGGTCGCCATTTTGCGATCAATGTCCACGCCCAAAGCATCCGCTGCGGCGACGACAAGCGTCCCAGTGGCTTCGGCCTGATAGTCCTTGTACATCGTCGCGCCGAGTTGGTCCTCGCCGACGTGATGATCGAGGACCATCTTGTCACACTTGGCATTGCGGATCACATCGGCCATGTCGCCAAGCTGAACCCAGGCACTGGTGTCCAGAATCATAAAACAGTCGCAGCTGATTTCGTCAGCTTGGACGTGATCACCCAAAACTTCAACCGTACCTGCCGGGTCTAGGAATTCCAGCGAAGGTGGAACGCGATGAGCATTGATGATTCGCACGTCCTTGCCAAGTTTTCGCAAGATCCCAGCCATCCCCAGTTCACTACCGATCGCGTCACAGTCTGGCCGCACATGGCTCACCAAGACAAACGATTGGTAGTGGCTGATCTGATCGCAAAAACGTTTCCAAAGGATGCTCATGTTGCTTCTTTCGAAAGAGATAATTAGTTGAGCAGGCTAGCGAAGCAGGCGTTTGCAGGTTTCGACGTCCTGACGTAGTTGAGTGGTCAGTTCTGTGACCGATGAGAACTTTTTTATTCCACGAACTCGGTCGACAAAATCGATCGCGATGTCTTGGTTATAGAGGTCGCCTGCAAAATCCAGCAAATGGATTTCGACCTGCTCTGGTGCACCTGAGCCAAACGTTGGGCTTTCCCCAATGTGGACCGCAGCGGCAATCGGCTGGTTATGAGTCCGAGAATTCGGCAGCGTGGCCCATCCGGCATACACGCCCGGTGCCGGCGTGACGACTTCGTTGACTTTGATATTCGCGGTCGGAAACCCGATCTGGTTGCCCCGTCCATCACCTCGGATCACGTTGCCAGCGACACGATGGGGGATTCCCAACATGGCAGCTGCTGAAGCGACGTCGCCGTTGGCTAGGCATTCACGAATTCGTGTGCTGCTGATGACGTCCTCATTTTCGCACTGCATTTCGGCCACGCGAAATTGAATGTCATTCTGGTCGCAAAGGTCTTGTAATCGCTCGACATTTCCCTGGCGACCTTTGCCGAAGCAAAAGTTTGCACCTTCGATAAGGCCGGTGCATCGCAAATTGTTGACGATCAACGATTCAAAGAATGCTTCCGGGGTAAGTCCGAGCAGCTCTTTGGACGTTTGGATGACAACCAAGTAGTCGATCTCGAGCCGACCCATCCGTCGAGCCCTTTCGGTGATCGTTGATAGTCGTTTGGGGGCCGCGTCGGGACGTAAAATCGCGATCGGATGTGGGTCGAACACGCACGCGACGGTGGGGGATTGAAGTTCACCGGCAAGAAATTTTGCCTGGTTTAACAATTCGGCATGCCCACGGTGGACCCCGTCAAAATTGCCGATCGTGGCAACGCACCCGTGTAGCGCAGCGGGGATCGTCATCGCAGTGGCATCGGCAAGCGAAACGATCTCGGTCACGGGAGCGGGAAAATGGCGAAATATTTGAAGTGGGAAAGCGTCCGCTGCGATCAAACCGCAAAACTTAGTCGGCAGAGCCCTGAATATCCAGCCACGTAGGCCCTGAATATCCAGCCACGTAGTTTGGTCGAAAGCGATTCGTCTGGCGAGTGGGGACGACAGGGGGATTCACACCGCTCGCAACGCTATCCAATTCGGTCAAACAGCCATTTGGGTTTTCCGCTTCTCAGGCCGTCAATCAAGACCGCAATGATGATGATGACGCCGATGATGATGTGTGTGTATGTGTTGGGGATCGAAAGCATCGTGCAACCGCTGCCGATCGTTTTGATGATCAACGCGCCCACGATGGTCCCCAGGACCGAACCACGCCCGCCGCTCAGGCTGCCGCCACCGAGCACGACTGCGGCGATGATTTCAAGCTCCTTGCCCATCCCATCGGTCGGGTTTCCGTTCTTGACGTTGGCAAAGTAGAGCAGGGCACCGACGGCGACGAAGACACCCGCCAAGGCATAGACCAGGACCGTGGTCGCGCCGACCCGAATCCCACAAAGTCGCGCGGTCGCCGGGTTGGAACCCACCGCCACAATGTTGCGTCCGAAGACGGTGAAGTGCATCACGATCGCGACGGCAAGCCCTAACACGATCGCAATCAACGCGCTCGATGGGACGTGCAAAAAGTCCAGCCAATAACGATCCGAGTTGCTGCCGGTGTAGCACAGGTGACGCAGCCAGTCAGGCAAGTTTTCTGACACCGGATAGACCGTTGATTCATTGGCGATCACCTGGCCGATCCCCAGAAAGATTGTCATCGTGCCCAGGGTGACGATAAACGGCACGATTTCTCCAGCAGCGATGATGACACCATTGACGAATCCGCATCCGATGCCAACGGCCAGTCCAACACCGAGTGCACACAGTATCCAGTAAGTCGAATCCTCATGGCCGACCGGTACCGTGTAGTCACGGAATGCGAGTGCTATCGCCGTGCCGCAAAGTGTCAACGCTGTACCGGCAGACAGATCGATCCCTCCGGCAATGATGATCAACGTCATCCCAAGCGCTGGAACAGCGACCAACGCTGCGGAGTTGGCAACCACACGAGCGTTTCGCGCTGAGAAGAAACTCTGGCTACCGAATTGGTAGTCCAAGATCGAAAACAATCCGATCACGACCAGCAACGCGTATGTCGGGCCCAGTCGTCCAAGGAACCTCCATGGTGAGGCTGATGTTTGAATACTCTCTGTCATCTTCGATCGTTCGTTACACAATCCATATTTCTTGTTTCGTGGCGTGCCGCAGGTCTGGCTCTTAGCCAAGCGCCGCCGCCATCAAGTCTTCTTCGGTCCAATCACAGGCTTTTCGAATCTCGGTCATCCTACCGCGAGACATCACTCCGATGCGATCACATACCGACAGCAGTTCCGGAAGATAAGAACTGACAAAGACGACCGTGCGTCCGGTCACCGCCAACTCACCGATCATCCGGTACATCTCTGCTTTGGTTCCGACGTCGATCCCTTTGGTGGGTTCGTCCAAAAGGTAGACGTCTGCTTCTTGCGCCAACAGCCTCGCGAAAGCAACCTTTTGCTGATTGCCACCAGACAGTTCGGATACCGATTGATCCGCGCTATGCGCTTTGACTTCGACCTGCCGAATTAATCGCTCGGTTTCTTTTTTACGTAAACGCAGGTTAATCACACCCAAGCGACTGAACGATCGATGGTTGCCCATACAGACGTTTTCAGTCACCGAAAGGTCTTGCGCCAGTCCTTCTGTTTTGCGGTCTTCGCTCAGCAGCCCAAACCCGGCGCGTCGTCTTGCACCGACACGATGTGGAAGGCTTCGGCCATCGAGTTGTACATGCCCTTGGTAACTCGGTTCGAGCGCATACAGACAACGCAGCAATTCAGTTCGTCCTGACCCGACTAAACCTGCAACCCCGAAGACTTCGCCCTCGTAAATCCGCAGCGAAACGTCCGACGGCATCGGATTGGATGAAACGTTTTTTAAAGTTAGCCGTGGCATCCCCACATCATGTGGGACTTTGGGAAATAGATCATCGACGTCACGGCCGACCATCAGCGAGATGATTTGATCGTCCGTGATTTCTGACAATTGGCCGCTTCCGACGCTGCAGCCGTCGCGAAGCACGGCATAGTCATCCGCCACCCGCCGAACTTCTTCGAGAAAGTGGCTGATATAGATGATCGCCAAGTCACGGTCGCGAAGTTGGTTGATAATCTCAAACAGGCGATCAACATCGGCTGCCGGAAGCGAACTGGTCGGCTCGTCAAGCAAAATGATTTTTGCATCACTAATCAGCGCACGTGCGACTTCGATCAGTTGGCAGGTGGCGATCGATTGATCGCCGGTGCGAGCCTTGGGCGAAAGATGCCCAAGCCCAACTCGATCCATCGCATCGCGGACTCGTTTCCGCTGCGCACTGCGGAACAGGGTTCCCAGGCTGGTGCCCGAACGTCCGAGCATCAAATTGTCTTCGATGCTTAGGTCCGGCGCCAGCGTAAGCTCTTGATAGACGATCGCGACACCGTGGTTGCGAGCGTTGATCGGGCCGCTTGGCGAATACCGTTGATTGTCCAATCGCATCGATCCCGAGTCGGCGCGGTGGGCACCACTAAGCACTTTAAGCAACGTGCTTTTTCCCGCACCGTTTTCACCGATCAACGCGAGGACGCGTCCAGCTTTTGCATCGATGCAGACCTTGTCCAGCGCGACAGTCGGTCCGAACCGTTTGCTGATTTCGTGAACTTCAAGTAGCGAACTCAATCGACAATCTGTGGTTTGAGCAAACGCTGGATTTCATCGTCTTTCATATTCTCAGGCGTGGCCAAGTACTCACCCGTACTTTGGAATTCTTCCGCCGTTTTGCCATTGATCGCTGCCATGATCGTTTTGACGCTTTGGTAACCCATCTGAACCGGGTCCTGTAGAACGATGCCGTGGACCGTGCCGTTGTCTAAGCCAGTGATCAGGGAGTCGCTCGGGTCGAACGCGATGAATTTTATCTTTCCACCTTGCCCGGCGTTCTTGATGGCTTCGAGGGTGCCGTTGGCGTTTGGTTCGCAAACCGCAAAAATGCCGTCGAGCGAATCGCCATGCAGTTGCAGCAATTGATCGACCTTTTCTTTGGCTTCGGTTGCATTGTCGCCACCGTATTGGTCGCTGCTCAGTACGTTGATTTCGGGATAGTTTGCGATCGCATCTAAGAATCCGTTTTCGCGTTGTTCGGTGCTTTCGCTACCGGCAAGATATCGCAACAGGATTACGTTGCCTTTTTCATTCAGTGCCGCCGCCATAGCATCGGCCGCCATCTGTCCGCCTTTGAAATTGTCTGTGGCGACATAGCTGACGATGTCGGGGCCTTTTTCCAAACCACTATCGAAGATGACCACCGGGATGCCTTCGCCAATCGCTTCATCAACCGCATCGACCAAGCCACCCTTTTGATTGGGAGCCAACACGATGCCATCAACGCCGCGTGTGATCATGTCCTTGACGACTTCGATTTGGCTACCGGTATCACTTTCGACAACCGGGCCTTTCCAGATGACTTCCACGCCTCCGATTTCCCCGGCAGCCTTTTCGGCACCGAAGTGAACCGATTTCCAAAACTCGTGACTGGTGCCTTTGGGAATGACCGCGATCCGGAGAACGTCTTTGCCATCGGAGGCAGACCTGTCAGAAGAACAGCCAACGGTCCAAGCCGTCAGCATTACCAAGCAGAGGGCCAGCAAATTAATTCGCTTCATCGCAGATAGATAAGGAGGGAAGGGCAGGGCGGTTGGCAATATTCTTGCCATGGATCGAACACAAGGTTCACCGAACCCTCATCATAACCGATGAGCTTATTGGATTGCTAAGATCGCCTCTGGCAGATGGCCAATTATTTCACGACAGGTGACGGAGGGTTGCCCTAGCTTTTTCGCGGCGCAATCGCCTGCAAGTCCATGTAGATAGACGCCCAGCTTAGCCGCATCAAAAGGTTGAAGCCCCTGGCCTAAAAGCGATGTGATGATGCCAGTTAGGACATCGCCGCTACCTGCAGTCGCCATTGCAGGGTTTCCAGTATTGTTCAGATACGATCGTGCGGATGCTGAATTACCTGAAGTTCCACATGCTGACACCACACAGGTCGGGCCACCTTTGACGACGATGGTAATCCCAAAGTCCTCGCATAGTTTTTTTGCCGCTTCGATCTGTCCGGGGCGGTCCTTCGCACTGACGCCGGTCAGCCGTTGAAGTTCGCCCGGATGAGGCGTCAAAACTAATGATGACTGGTCGTGCAGAAGGGAAGGGGAACGCAGCCATTTTTGCTGAGCAATGATATTGATTGCGTCCGCATCAAAAACACGCGGTGTCTGATTGTGGTGCCACAGCCGTTCAACCAATTTTGTCGCTCCGTTTCCCGTACGCATCCCAGGGCCGCAGCCGATCGCGTCAAACGGTTCAAAATCAACAACTGCGTCATCAGCAAAGCAGCCATGCGGATCATCAGCCAAAGGGACCGTCATGATCCCGGGATGGTACCCGGCAACCGTTTCCAAGCATCGATCGGGAATCGCAGTCGTCACCAATCCCGAACCTGTTGTTAAAGCAGCGATCGATGACAGAGCGATCGAACCGGCCATCCCTCGTGAGCCTCCGACAAAAAGCACGCGACCAAAGTTCCCTTTGTGGGCGTCGCTTGAACGTGTTGGCCAAGCCTGGTGCTGATCCAGCGGAGGAGGGCAGGGGACTTCCATCGTGATCGATCTCGAAATGCTAATAGTGGTGCAGGCTCAGTCTAGGTTTTCTAACGTTATTCTTCTTCGTCATGGGAAGCGTTCATCGGATCGTGTCCTTTGATTACCAAGCCGGACAAGTAGGCGGCTTTGAATCCGGCATCAATGTTGACCACCGCGACGTTCGACGCGCAGGAACTGAGCATTCCCATCAATGGGGTGAGGCCACCGAGGGTCGCCCCATAGCCGACGCTGGTCGGGACTGCGAAGACCGGGACCGCAAGATGGCCGCCCACGGCTGCCGGCAATGCGCCTTCCATTCCAGCGATCACGATGACCGCCGTTGCCAGACGCAGTTCGGGAATCGCTGAAAGCAATCGATCCGGACCCGCGACACCGATGTCGTTAAAAGTTCGAAAGGGAATTCGCATCCATTGCAGGGTTTCGATTGCTTCTTCGGCCACTGGGGCGTCGGTGCTGCCGGCGGTAATGACGGCCACATGACGCACCATCCTCGCTGTGGTGGGGGGCAGTGGCTGAGGGGCGTTTTCGGCAATCGCCCCGGAAACCAGACATCGTGCCAGCTCGTTGTAGCGGACGCCGGTGACTTGTTGCTGCACCGCGGTGGCGATTTCGTCGGTGACCCGTGTCGCAAGGGAGTCTTGGTCTGCGGCACGTTGGCGGCGGATGATTTCTGCGATCAAATCAGCCGATTTTCCCGCCCCGTAGATCACTTCGGGAAACCCACAGCGTCGCTGGCGATCCAGGTCCAATGTGAGCGGAACGTCCGCCGATTTTGGCTTGGGAAGCTGCCCCGAAAGCTGCTCCATCGCAAGATTCACGCTGGTGCGTCCGGTCGCAACGTCGGTGAGCAAGGCCGCAATTTGGTCTGTAGAAAAGGTGGTTCGGTTGGACAATGCGACGATGTCTTGGTTGGGGGTTCGCAATTGGCGGTGTCGATGCTTCAATATGGCGGCAACAATCGTAGCCGAATCCAGTCTTTCGGCCCACTTGCCAGAAGCTAAGTTGTGCGATTGCCCGGCGATTCCGGGCGTCGATCCGCATCCGGATACCGCCGCAACAGTGTTGGTGGCGATCAACCCGGTCGCTTCGTTTTCAAAGTTTTCGATTAAGGAACAAAGTTCATGTCGACCAAAAAGTGTGTCCTCGCTTATTCCGGTGGTTTGGATACGTCCGTCATTTTGGGCTGGCTTCAAGACCAGGGATACGAGGTCCATTGCGTTTATGTCGACCTGGGACAGCCCTGCGAAGACCGCGACGCCATCATGGAGAAGGCTCGTAAGTGTGGTGCCGCTTCGGCACGTTTGATCGATGTCCGCGAAGAGCTCTGCCGTGACTTCGCGTTCCCCGTCCTCGCTTGGCAAGCCAAGTACGAGCAGATCTACCTGCTTGGGACCTCGATCGCTCGTCCGCTGATCAGCAAGATCTGCTTGCAAGTCGCGCGTGAAGTCGGCGCGAAAGCGTATGCCCACGGGGCGACAGGGAAGGGCAATGACCAGTGCCGTTTCCAGTTGGCTGCCGAAGCGTTGGATCCGACGGTAGAAATCATCGCGCCTTGGCGAATCAAAGAATTCCGCGAAGCGTTCCCCGGTCGTACCGAGCTGATCGC
The Stieleria sp. JC731 genome window above contains:
- a CDS encoding ABC transporter permease — translated: MTESIQTSASPWRFLGRLGPTYALLVVIGLFSILDYQFGSQSFFSARNARVVANSAALVAVPALGMTLIIIAGGIDLSAGTALTLCGTAIALAFRDYTVPVGHEDSTYWILCALGVGLAVGIGCGFVNGVIIAAGEIVPFIVTLGTMTIFLGIGQVIANESTVYPVSENLPDWLRHLCYTGSNSDRYWLDFLHVPSSALIAIVLGLAVAIVMHFTVFGRNIVAVGSNPATARLCGIRVGATTVLVYALAGVFVAVGALLYFANVKNGNPTDGMGKELEIIAAVVLGGGSLSGGRGSVLGTIVGALIIKTIGSGCTMLSIPNTYTHIIIGVIIIIAVLIDGLRSGKPKWLFDRIG
- a CDS encoding sugar ABC transporter ATP-binding protein, which codes for MSSLLEVHEISKRFGPTVALDKVCIDAKAGRVLALIGENGAGKSTLLKVLSGAHRADSGSMRLDNQRYSPSGPINARNHGVAIVYQELTLAPDLSIEDNLMLGRSGTSLGTLFRSAQRKRVRDAMDRVGLGHLSPKARTGDQSIATCQLIEVARALISDAKIILLDEPTSSLPAADVDRLFEIINQLRDRDLAIIYISHFLEEVRRVADDYAVLRDGCSVGSGQLSEITDDQIISLMVGRDVDDLFPKVPHDVGMPRLTLKNVSSNPMPSDVSLRIYEGEVFGVAGLVGSGRTELLRCLYALEPSYQGHVQLDGRSLPHRVGARRRAGFGLLSEDRKTEGLAQDLSVTENVCMGNHRSFSRLGVINLRLRKKETERLIRQVEVKAHSADQSVSELSGGNQQKVAFARLLAQEADVYLLDEPTKGIDVGTKAEMYRMIGELAVTGRTVVFVSSYLPELLSVCDRIGVMSRGRMTEIRKACDWTEEDLMAAALG
- a CDS encoding NAD(P)H-hydrate dehydratase, whose translation is MEVPCPPPLDQHQAWPTRSSDAHKGNFGRVLFVGGSRGMAGSIALSSIAALTTGSGLVTTAIPDRCLETVAGYHPGIMTVPLADDPHGCFADDAVVDFEPFDAIGCGPGMRTGNGATKLVERLWHHNQTPRVFDADAINIIAQQKWLRSPSLLHDQSSLVLTPHPGELQRLTGVSAKDRPGQIEAAKKLCEDFGITIVVKGGPTCVVSACGTSGNSASARSYLNNTGNPAMATAGSGDVLTGIITSLLGQGLQPFDAAKLGVYLHGLAGDCAAKKLGQPSVTCREIIGHLPEAILAIQ
- a CDS encoding substrate-binding domain-containing protein, which gives rise to MARILPTALPFPPYLSAMKRINLLALCLVMLTAWTVGCSSDRSASDGKDVLRIAVIPKGTSHEFWKSVHFGAEKAAGEIGGVEVIWKGPVVESDTGSQIEVVKDMITRGVDGIVLAPNQKGGLVDAVDEAIGEGIPVVIFDSGLEKGPDIVSYVATDNFKGGQMAADAMAAALNEKGNVILLRYLAGSESTEQRENGFLDAIANYPEINVLSSDQYGGDNATEAKEKVDQLLQLHGDSLDGIFAVCEPNANGTLEAIKNAGQGGKIKFIAFDPSDSLITGLDNGTVHGIVLQDPVQMGYQSVKTIMAAINGKTAEEFQSTGEYLATPENMKDDEIQRLLKPQIVD
- a CDS encoding bifunctional riboflavin kinase/FAD synthetase translates to MTIPAALHGCVATIGNFDGVHRGHAELLNQAKFLAGELQSPTVACVFDPHPIAILRPDAAPKRLSTITERARRMGRLEIDYLVVIQTSKELLGLTPEAFFESLIVNNLRCTGLIEGANFCFGKGRQGNVERLQDLCDQNDIQFRVAEMQCENEDVISSTRIRECLANGDVASAAAMLGIPHRVAGNVIRGDGRGNQIGFPTANIKVNEVVTPAPGVYAGWATLPNSRTHNQPIAAAVHIGESPTFGSGAPEQVEIHLLDFAGDLYNQDIAIDFVDRVRGIKKFSSVTELTTQLRQDVETCKRLLR